The Tenebrio molitor chromosome Y, icTenMoli1.1, whole genome shotgun sequence DNA window AGGGGAAAATAGATAAAGGTGGAGCAGACGCCATGTCAAGGGTTCTCGACTAGTTCAGGTCAGAGGTTACGACCGATCCGTGTGtgagtgttgtgttcaaaGGGGGAGATTAGGGGGTGTTTTAGTGTGCAACAGGTGCTGGCGAACCCGTGGAGGAAGACCGATTCGGCTGGGAAATCGTCCTAGAAGAATTCCAACCGAAACGTCGCGGCGGATAAAGGCTTCCTTCACGAGGGTCATCGACGCTTCAGCGGATTAATTTCACCACCCTGTTGGGCCGACGTCATCCCCCAGGACCCCACCGGAGAGCAGGACCTCACACCGGACTGTCCCTGGCCGAGGAACCCGAGTCCAGGAGCAACTCATATCTGGCAAGGTCCTTCAGCGTCTTTCTTTTACGGTCCGCCATCTTGGCACATTTCTTTTACGTTGATTTACGTTATCAGACCTggagtgacctcgccagaaACGACGCGCTCACTGGCTCTcggaagtttttttatttatcactttACTTTAtcgttttccatttttttgcaCCGGGGCTAAACCTGACTAACTCACGCCTATCCCTAGGGAGTGTCGTGGGGAGGAAGGACCCCGAGGACTTTCCGAGGATACGGACGGCGTGATAGACCAGCGGCGGAAGAAGGACTCGGAGGACCTTCCTCCGGCTCGCTCTCCCAAGGACTCTTCTTGGATTTCAAGCCCCAGGCCCGGTGTAAGGAAAGTTTTGGTTtaattttcatgaattggtcATTTGTATAGTTTGAGATTTAGCCTGGTAGTACCGGCACTGTTTGTAAATTTAGCTAGAGTTTAAGTGCCTTCGGCGTGTTATTTTGAGAACCTTCAGTTCACTCCTAACCTAGCTTTTATATTGTTaactttgattggttcaattTGGTCTCAAGGCCCATAACTTTGATTTGCTTATTTTGGAATAATACTTGGTTTGTATCCTAGCATCACCTTACATAGTCGATTGTCTTTCGCCCGCAGCGGCATCTAAGTTGGAGTTAAATTGTTACGTGTCGATTGTAAAGCTaggaaacaaaaattaaacaccATTACCATTACATCTGTGTTTCTGTCCAACACCTGGTATAACACCGTGTTTGTGTAGCATCATTTCTACTTCAACAGCCTCGCTCTCGAGACGTAAGTGTGTTTATGTGCCAGACCCGGAACCAATCAGTCTCAGAAagcgttatttaaatttcccccGGTGAAGTTGGGAGATTTAAGTTTTCTCTTGTTGGTGTAGTAGTTCAggagaaaataataacgtaacagtacctatgATGATACTAATACGTGTCCATAAGCTAATGTATCTATAGAATTAGGTAAAAGGTATCTTTTATCATCTTTCCAACTTAGAGACTTTTTCTTTACTTCCTCAGTAAATATATCATGTTTATGACTCCTGATCACTTTCTGTCTATGGAAGTATTCTTTTTCATTAAACAAGCAGTTTTTGTAATCTTCAAAACTTATTTCTTTCTTCAATACTGCTTTCTTGAtaccttttaattttttcgaaacgaCGTTTCAGTTCTGTAACTGTACATTTTTGACCTTAAACCTATGCATTCTAATATCTTAATACCATTCAATTCATCTTTGAATTTCCCTAttactttcttatttttatcAGAGTATAATGGATGATCCTTTGGATAATCCGAGGATAATCAGATGTATCAAAATAGTCGGGACtgtttttcataaattcatAGAAATCGGCATTTTTAATCTCATATATAAAGCTATCAGTATCTCCATGAAGAAGTTTtacgttttcattaaatttaacaCTTGATAAATCTAATACAGCTTGCCCAATGTAAATTGGTTTATTAAACAATACTTTGGTTTTATAATTATGAACTGCTGCCAGGTGTTGGCTAAATATAGTTCTGTgtttaaaattagatttatttatcgctttttgtaatttttcttcatcacaatataatttaatattttgttggTTTCTAACAGATTGCATAGACTTACCATTAACCATTAATTTCCAGAAATCTTTTTCAATATCATTTTTCGCCTTTTGTCTTTGTTcagtattaaattttacataatatggtgctatgaaatttgactgagtAAATTTTATACCACTGTGAACCTTTGCTATTCTAATACCTAAACTTTTgtaaagttttaatgttttgtaatgaattatataatttttcttatcATAGAAATGACAAGGCAGGTTTTCTACTTTTCCGTCCGGAGGAATTCTATTTTCCGGAGCCAAAGGCAAGTCattgaatttgttatgaaTAGCCAAGTGTACACGGAATACTAAATCAACTTCTAAAACATAACCCGTATCACTATCTGATAACAATATACCgtcaacatttttaattttatcacaaGTCAACCATTTAAAGTCTTTTTCCGGTAATTTCTGAGATAAAGTAACAGATAAAATATGCAGAGTGCTTTGTAGAGTGCTGTGCTGTGCTGTGAAGTTCTAGCTTTTGAAGGTGTTTTATTCACAGTAAATCCTCACTTTTTTGCATTTAGTGTTGGCTATTATTTAGAGTTTGTTACCGTTGATCTAATCTCTAcgttgttttgattttttttttcctcgcTTACTGTCTCACTCACTTTAAGTAAGTACGCTATCGCTAATAACCGGTTTCTCTCTCTAACGCGGGTTAGATTGTTGCGATCTTGCTTGCACCCATACATTGCAGGAGGCGTTTATATATTTCTCTAATCACTATCTTTTAACGTTAATAATTATCAgctggtgtttttttttttttttaacatgtgaCAAAGATGGGTAAATGTGGTAAGTGTAATCGCTCCATTAGCCGTCATGACGATTACTTATCTTGCAGTTCTACTTGCAAGTTAGATTATCATGTGAATTGTTGCGGGATAGATGATGACGAGCTAAAGATGTTAAAATCGGCTGGAAAGGCTAAGAATTGGAAGTGTAACTGGTGTGCATCGACTAGTCCCACACAAAACAAAGTTAATCCTCTCGGGAATTCTGGTTCATCGGGTTCTCGGCATCAGTCATCTGTGCAGCCAGATTCAGCAgatgattttttgaaaaaactggGTGTAGAGATCATGGATATTGTGCGAAGCTGTGTAAATAAGCAGATGGTTGTCCTTAAAACTGAAATTGATACACTTAAAGATCATAATGTTTTACTACAACATGAGGTTAAAAGATTGAGCTCATTACTTGATGGTACAAGTCTGAAGGATGAAGGTAAAGCAAATGTTACTTATTCTCAAGTTTTGGCTCAGAATAAAGAACCCCAGAATCAACAAACCTTTGTTAtcaagccaaaaaataaaaatcaagataagTCTCAAACAATAAATGATATTCTAAGTGGAGTTGATATATTAAATCaagattttcattttagtAAAGTTAAACAAATCAAGGATGGCGGTATTTTGGTAGGATGTGACTCTAACGATTTCAAAAAGATTGCTGTAGAAAAACTATCAGAAAAGTATGATATTCACGAACCTAGAAAATTATTGCCCCGAATCTGTATTGTTGGTATTTCTGATATACTTCCAGAAGATTCAGTAATTTCATAtgttacaacaaaaaatcctGATATTTTTGATACTAATTCGGTTTGTAAACTACTCAATTTTTCTGCATTGAAAAAGAATGATAAAGTTTTCAGGGCTGTTTTGCAGGTTGATTTAATGACTTACAGGAAGGCCCTGTCTAGAAGTCACCTTATTGTTGGTCTTGACACctgtaaaatttttgatgCAGTTGAACTAACTCGCTGTTACAGATGCTGCGGCTACGGTCATACTTCTCGCAGTTGCAATAATGCTTTGGCGTGCTCGAAATGTGGAGAAAAGCATAATACTAAAGAATGTCAATCCGAAATTCTTCGATGTATTAACTGTGCTAATCTGAATTCACGTCAGAAGGGAGATATTGATACTCGTCATTTTGTTTGGGAATCTGGTAAATGTGTAGCCTATCAGGAATTACTGACTAAAGCCAAAAGAGATGTCTTTGGCATTTCAGCATAGCCATTACCTTCTTTCTCACCTTCGCGAGTATTGGTTGAAGAATCTCATTTACAGGTAAGCCCAGTAAACCAACGCAAATCGCACTTGTCGGTCTATTACCAAAACGTGCGCAGTCTAAGGAATAAATTGACCGAACTCTACAATGGCATTATTTCATCAAAGTTTGATGTGGTTATTATCTCGGAAACATGGTTGAATGACTCGGTCTTGGACAATGAACTATGTAACAGTTCTTATTACATTTTCAGATCTGACAGGGATTTTATTACTTGTCAATGTTCTAGGGGGGGTGGTGTGCTTGTTGCTGTGAGCACCGCTTTTGTTGTGGAAAGAATTGATTTGAACAACACGGATTTTTCTCTGTTACCGAATGTTGATATTGTTTGTGTAAAAATATCAATTCCCAAGACCCCaattctttacatttttgctCTCTATATTTGTGATAGCTTTGAATCTCTTGACTTTGTATTGAATAAAAACGTTATCATTATTGGCGATTTCAATATCTCTCATTATGTTTTGGCTTTAAGTGGCGTCCAAGACAACAAATCTAGAATCTTTCTTGAATTCTGTAATTACATGggttttcatcagaacaacaATATCGCTAATGACTTCAACAGAATACTGGACTTAGTTTGCTCGAACAAGAAATGTGTGGTTAACAAGGCCGTTGATATATTGTGTAAAGAGGATATTCATCATCCACCCCTTCACATTCTATATGCTTATAAATATGCTTATAAATATGACACATCAGTTAAAGGTATTTCAGCTAAgaaacaacattttaattttctaaaagctgattttgttgcaataaacaaaaaattgtctgACATTGACTGGTCTTTTCTAAAACCTATATCTGATATTGACGTTATGATGGAGGCGTTTTATAGCAAACTGAATGATATATTTAGTATTTGTGTTCCAAGATCCCTACGTTTTTACAAATCGAAATATCCCCCTTGGTTTAATAGCTCAATCGTTAAGCAGCTGAGACAAAAACATAAACTTTGGCTAATATACAAACAAAGCAAATCTCCTCTATTCTACGATGAATTCAAGTCTATCAGAAAGACTATCAAGTCAGAAATCattgtaaatatattttacaagtggaacaaaatataacaaaagatCCTAAAAGTTTTTGGTCTTATATCGATTGTattaagaaaaacaattttataccTACTTACATGACTTTCAACGACAAGGAACTGCAGACTCCTACAGACATAGCAAATGGTTTTGCTGATTTCTTTCAACAAACTTATACCTCATCTTCCACAGCAGTTTCAGATAATAATCACTTCGATATGTATTCGCGCAATTCCGGCTGCTTAACTATTCCGACTTTTACTGTAACTAATATGAGTgatgcaataaaaaaactcaaaactaaaaaatcctCTGGCCCGGATGGTATTCCTgcttttgtaattaaaaacatttgtgACAATATTACAACCCCACTTACTATAATTTTTAACCACGCGTTAAGTTCCTCGACATTCCctgctgtttttaaaaattcaataatttgtcCGATCTATAAAAAAGGTGATAGAAAACAAATTCACAATTATAGGCCTGTGGTTCTGCTGTCGAGCTTTGCTaaggtttttgaaattttacttCACGATACGATATCCCCCTTCGTGAAAAACCAGTTATCGAACTTTCAACATGGCTTTGTGAAGGGCCGATCTACTGTTACAAACTTATGCAGTTTTGTGCAGTTTGTGGCTGATTGCATGAATGATCGTTCTCAAGTTGATGTTGTATTCACGGACTTGTCGAAAGCGTTTGACACAATTGATCATCCAATACTGTTAGGAAAACTTTCCAAATTTGGACTCTGTACCAATTTTGTCGAATTTTTTAGGTCATATTTCAGTGGTTGTTGTCAGTATGTTAATTGTGCTGGCTTTCAATCACACGTGATCAATGTTTCATCTGGTGTACCGCAGGGCTCCATTCTTGGACCACGTTTGTTTAATGTCTTCATTAATAATATAGTGGATGTTGTTGACtctcaaattttattatatgcTGATGATTTCATTTACTCAAGAATTGACCATGCTGTTGACTGCCTGCGAATGCAGGATACCATTGATGAAGTGGTAACCTGGTGCAACAGCAATGGTCTAAAACTAAACAAGGATAAATGCTGTATTATATCATTTACCAGAAAGACTCAGCCTATTCATCATCACTATACTCTTGACATCTCAGACCTACAACGCTGTACAAAACATGTTGATCTAGGAATAACTCTCGACAGTAACTTGTCCTTCTTAGATCATGTTGAGGGCATGGTTGCCAGATCGGTTAGATCTCTTGGGTTTGTCATCAGCAACTCTCGAAGTTTCAATAACACTGATACTGTGAAACGTCTGTATTTTGCTTTCGTGAGATCGAAATTGGAATATGCAAGTGTGGTTTGGTCTACTGGTTATAAGTCACAGACTGAGGATCTTGAGAAAATACAAAGACGTCTTCTAAAGTACTTGAGTTTCAAAGTTGATGGTACTTATCCAGAGAACGGCCATCCACAACATGACCTGTTACGTCGTTGGAATCTAGACAGTCTTTTGCATCGCCGCGCTTGCCATTcccttatttttttacatcgaCTAATTAACAACGTCTTTGACTGTCCTGAACTGCTgggtaaaattaattttcatgtaCCTAGGATGGCATCCAGAAATCAGTTGACTTTTTATATGGATACTCCTCGCATTAATACGCAAAAATTTTCTCCGCTCTTCATGATGTGTCACAATTCTAATAAGTTACCTTCCCTCGATATTTTCAACTGCACTATTAGAGATATAAAGGGGATGTGCTTCAATACAGATTAATATACTGATTTTGGTTTTTCCTACCCTCTAACTGGACTACATGTCTGTTGGGtggtgtaataataataataataataataataataataaagcccATCCATATAGATTATTAGCATCTATATAGATAATTTGAGTCTTTTCATCTGCTTGCGAATACCTGTTACTACACTGTGAAATACCTCCTCTAATTccgttttcaaaaaacaaatacatttcATAATCAGTTAATAATTCCAACTCCACTGAAGTATATTTGAGCATACAGATACAGCTAACCCCGGAGTTATATAATACCAAACAGGATTCAGTCCATGACTCTTTTCCAAACATAAATctctaaaattttcaaatacatcAGTTAAAAGCAAAACATCTAGTTTTAAGTATAAATCATGCCATTCAcccaaatttttaattttaaaatatttccatatttTCACTGCATGTTTGAATTCTTCTTGAGAAATTCCTTCTTTTGTGAGcgaagaataaaatttatcaattGATGGAAGTTTTGTTtcagaaaatttctcaaaagaATCCATAGGGATATAttccttttttaattatcttgCTTTTTTCTCTCCTAAATAACACATCTAATTCATGATTTGAAaagtatttaattatttctctcAACTGACTTGATTCCAGATTAGATGACAAATTGTCTAGGCTATTTGCTAAAAATCTAAATGAATCGATAAATCTCAATTCGATATATTCATTATCATCcattcttaaaattttactgaaaGAAATATATTTCTCTTCGTTATTAggtattaatttcaattgacTTTTATCTTCTCCtagattttttataaacaaatgacAATCGTAAGAACttaaattatgaaacaaaATTGGAATACACAATGGTTGTCTATATTTCAAATTGTGTTTTCTACAAGCAGCTCCTCTATATTTTCCAGTATCATGATCTCTTACTTTTGGGTTTTCTATAGAAAACACATTTTCACAAagataacaaatttttgtttttttatattcttctAGTTCGATATCTTTTATgggtttattttcttttaataacttATATATTGTTCTGGCATGTTCAGttattctttttataaaacgttTATCACTTTCCTCTCCTCTGTAAATTTCTAATGGGTTATCAAGtatactatcccacctccacccggcggcacggcaattttgccgaagtacatacactattacgaataatactatcaagtaatagtgcagtgcttatcaacataattaccggcgtctcgcctccacattttgacttttttgtgttttatgttctgcgtcaatgttaaggaatttcctcttAATGTATAATCCATAACCACAGGGAATGAATATGAAATTGTGTTTTATGAGTATATGATGATTCAGGATTTGGTTCGCATGTATGAATAGGTTTCAGAATAGATTCAAAATCAGAATAAATTACATACGGATGTCTTAACattctttgaatatttttaaattttaatacattatCTTCAGACATGTCCGGAACACATGGTTCATTAAcagtgtccggacgaaatagtaccgaacaagtcgaccagtacaactttgcgtaatccctcgctcgcacataaacacgattcagctggttccctgttattgaaaacgaaccagctgaatcgtgtttatatgtgagtggggtattacgcaaagttgtactgatCGACTTGTCtggtactatttcgtccggacactgTTCATTAATCATTACTAAAGCacacattttgatgtttttttaaagcatCTTCAGTTCTAGCGGAGTAGTTTAAACATCTTctacagaaatattttttgcttcTATTTACTCCCAACTGATCATTTAACAATCGACTCAAATTCTTGATCCAACAATAATGATTTTTGTCTTTATTTCCAAAGTATAGTAAGTCGATATTCATTTCATGGAATTGCTTTTTATTATGATACAAaggataaaatatttgttcttcGTAACTAAACACGgtaacattaattttattatgtgaTTCAAATTTAGATGTGTCCTGAATTTTGACAGGAAAATGTAttccttcaaaatttaattcatttatatATTCCGGCTTATTATAATGATTCACTCTATCTACATGCTCTTTTGCTTGATGTAAACAGGATATTACGCTGtacataaaacatttattatcgttgtttttaacattaacgaaagcttttttatctttaatcCACTTGGGTAATTCTACATATGAATTTCCGCTTAATggtgtatatttatttatattaatgcgcaaatatattatttttttcaaagtccaCCCAGATCCCTTTTCTTGTAGTTCATCACATCTTGATATAAATAAATCCTTTTGTTCATCCCAGCATTCCTCCAGATCATCTTTTTCTCTTAGTAACTGAAATTTATGTATCATTGTAAAGTCTTCATTTTCCAGTTTCATAAACTCGCATTCCATctctaaattaattttaatatttttatggaGATTTAAAGCATTTATAACTATTTTAATAGCCTTTTCTTTTATCATATCCATGTATGTTTCTATATCTATACCTTCTTCTAGTTCTAGTTCTTCTTAAGTTGATAGGTTAATAATCTTTACTTAAAAGCAACCTgaactaaaataaaatctggCTCTGGATTATGTCTTGCTTTATGCAACTGCATTCGACTTTCCTTAATATATTTTCCACATTCATCACACTTGATCTTTTTTACTCTTTCTTTTTTCGGTTTAGAAAATATGGCATCATTAAACGGAAATATTTCCAAGCTTTTcttgttttctctttttatttttaattgccCTTCAGCATTAATAATCTCGTTTATCAATTCTGCCTTATTGTATCTTTTAATGTATCTTATACCTAAGGATTTTGCCATATTCCGTAATTCGAGCAAACGACGACTATTCAAATCATGTTTTAATTTATGCAAGTGTATTCGAGTTTCCTCGATATATGTTCCACAcatatcacattttatcttctttactctaattttttttggtttagcAAATATATCGTCATCaaactgaaatatttttaggttctttttgttttctttctctttATGTCTTTTTCCTTGGTTTAgcaaataaatcatcatcaaatgaaaatatttctgaATTCGCTTCGCTCATGAGGACTTTGTCCGAATTCCGCAAAGGAGgcataattgatttttttttccgttttttatGTCCTTATGTAATTGCTCTCCAGCTTTAATAATAGCTTTTATTAAGTCTGctttattatattttctaaTATATTTGATGTCTAATGATTTTGCAATATTAAACAGCTCAGATAAGTTagctttgtatctcgaaaacagCCGTTATTTAACAAGATTGATTCGTTACagatttcaattgaaaaattaacctCTGAAATTTTTAAGTTGCGCACCGAATTAATGAAGTTAAATAGAAATAGCCAAAGTCGTGCTGTTTCTGAacaaaaactgcaaaaacTCCCAACGGATCTTAGTCAGGAAGA harbors:
- the LOC138140594 gene encoding uncharacterized protein isoform X1; the protein is MGKCGKCNRSISRHDDYLSCSSTCKLDYHVNCCGIDDDELKMLKSAGKAKNWKCNWCASTSPTQNKVNPLGNSGSSGSRHQSSVQPDSADDFLKKLGVEIMDIVRSCVNKQMVVLKTEIDTLKDHNVLLQHEVKRLSSLLDGTSLKDEGKANVTYSQVLAQNKEPQNQQTFVIKPKNKNQDKSQTINDILSGVDILNQDFHFSKVKQIKDGGILVGCDSNDFKKIAVEKLSEKYDIHEPRKLLPRICIVGISDILPEDSVISYVTTKNPDIFDTNSVCKLLNFSALKKNDKVFRAVLQVDLMTYRKALSRSHLIVGLDTCKIFDAVELTRCYRCCGYGHTSRSCNNALACSKCGEKHNTKECQSEILRCINCANLNSRQKGDIDTRHFVWESGKPSKPTQIALVGLLPKRAQSKE
- the LOC138140594 gene encoding uncharacterized protein isoform X5; the protein is MGKCGKCNRSISRHDDYLSCSSTCKLDYHVNCCGIDDDELKMLKSAGKAKNWKCNWCASTSPTQNKVNPLGNSGSSGSRHQSSVQPDSADDFLKKLGVEIMDIVRSCVNKQMVVLKTEIDTLKDHNVLLQHEVKRLSSLLDGTSLKDEGKANVTYSQVLAQNKEPQNQQTFVIKPKNKNQDKSQTINDILSGVDILNQDFHFSKVKQIKDGGILVGCDSNDFKKIAVEKLSEKYDIHEPRKLLPRICIVGISDILPEDSVISYVTTKNPDIFDTNSVCKLLNFSALKKNDKVFRAVLQVDLMTYRKALSRSHLIVDAAATVILLAVAIMLWRARNVEKSIILKNVNPKFFDVLTVLI
- the LOC138140594 gene encoding uncharacterized protein isoform X3, yielding MGKCGKCNRSISRHDDYLSCSSTCKLDYHVNCCGIDDDELKMLKSAGKAKNWKCNWCASTSPTQNKVNPLGNSGSSGSRHQSSVQPDSADDFLKKLGVEIMDIVRSCVNKQMVVLKTEIDTLKDHNVLLQHEVKRLSSLLDGTSLKDEGKANVTYSQVLAQNKEPQNQQTFVIKPKNKNQDKSQTINDILSGVDILNQDFHFSKVKQIKDGGILVGCDSNDFKKIAVEKLSEKYDIHEPRKLLPRICIVGISDILPEDSVISYVTTKNPDIFDTNSVCKLLNFSALKKNDKVFRAVLQVDLMTYRKALSRSHLIVGLDTCKIFDAVELTRCYRCCGYGHTSRSCNNALACSKCGEKHNTKECQSEILRCINCANLNSRQKGDIDTRHFVWESA
- the LOC138140594 gene encoding uncharacterized protein isoform X2; amino-acid sequence: MCSTCKLDYHVNCCGIDDDELKMLKSAGKAKNWKCNWCASTSPTQNKVNPLGNSGSSGSRHQSSVQPDSADDFLKKLGVEIMDIVRSCVNKQMVVLKTEIDTLKDHNVLLQHEVKRLSSLLDGTSLKDEGKANVTYSQVLAQNKEPQNQQTFVIKPKNKNQDKSQTINDILSGVDILNQDFHFSKVKQIKDGGILVGCDSNDFKKIAVEKLSEKYDIHEPRKLLPRICIVGISDILPEDSVISYVTTKNPDIFDTNSVCKLLNFSALKKNDKVFRAVLQVDLMTYRKALSRSHLIVGLDTCKIFDAVELTRCYRCCGYGHTSRSCNNALACSKCGEKHNTKECQSEILRCINCANLNSRQKGDIDTRHFVWESGKPSKPTQIALVGLLPKRAQSKE
- the LOC138140594 gene encoding uncharacterized protein isoform X4, whose translation is MLKSAGKAKNWKCNWCASTSPTQNKVNPLGNSGSSGSRHQSSVQPDSADDFLKKLGVEIMDIVRSCVNKQMVVLKTEIDTLKDHNVLLQHEVKRLSSLLDGTSLKDEGKANVTYSQVLAQNKEPQNQQTFVIKPKNKNQDKSQTINDILSGVDILNQDFHFSKVKQIKDGGILVGCDSNDFKKIAVEKLSEKYDIHEPRKLLPRICIVGISDILPEDSVISYVTTKNPDIFDTNSVCKLLNFSALKKNDKVFRAVLQVDLMTYRKALSRSHLIVGLDTCKIFDAVELTRCYRCCGYGHTSRSCNNALACSKCGEKHNTKECQSEILRCINCANLNSRQKGDIDTRHFVWESGKPSKPTQIALVGLLPKRAQSKE